Part of the Parcubacteria group bacterium genome is shown below.
ATAAATATTATCCCAAACAAAAGTGTTATGCACCTGATCTTCTGCTGGCCAAGCAGTTCGATGTATTGACCAATTATCACTAATATATTCTTCTTCGGAAAAATATATCCGCGGATTATTACTTACTATACTTGAAATGGAGTTATTATAAACTAAATTTGCTGAACCACGGGAGATAAACATAAAATCGATCCGTTTTCCATGTTCGATATTATTATAAAACTCAATGACAGATTGGCCTCTTCGCTGGCAAGAACTGGCTTCCCAATAGCCTGCTCCACCACAACCACCATCCGCGCTTCCGTGCGCCATGAAAGGCGTGCAAGTTTCCAGGCCATCCGGCACATTATCACAATCAAACTCATTATACCTTACAACTAATTTTCCACCATTATTTGTGCCGATTTGTTCTTGAGTATACCCCAGAGTATAATTTGCATCAGAAACAAAATGATTGTCTTCGATAAAAATTGCGTCCACAGTGCCAGCTGCCAGCGAAACCCAAGCGGCATCTGCATTGGTTCTACTACCGGCGCTTATCACAACTCCTTGGATTGAATTATGAAAGTAGTTATGATCAATTAGGCCTTTTATATGATCAAACACTATGGCCTTGTTCCCATAGTAAAAAGTATTATTGTCGATTCTAATATTTCCCCCATCTACTCCGCCCTGCATATCGTGCACATATACAGCGGTGGCAGGAGTCCAATCCATCATTTGAAAAGTAAAGCCACTGACACGAACAAGGCTACTGGCGGTAAAACCGGTAATGTTGAAAAAGCCATTACTCATAGCGCCGTCAGAGATTAAATTCGTATTGTTACCTGAAATTGTCAAAGCCTTGCTGACCGTAAACGCTGATGACCAAGTACACACCGTAAATGCAGGAAAAACAATCGTGTCTCCACTCGAAGCAGCATCGTAGGCTGACTGGGCGTTTTCCAATGAGCAGTCCCCGTCACCATAATCCGCAATATTTATAGTTGCCGCAAAAGAATTTTTTACTAATCCGAAAACCCCGTAGAAAAAAATTATGAGAAAAAAGATTTTTAGTTTTTGCATTTTTTATACCTAAAAAACAGTTTATAAACTATCCTAATTATAGCAAAAAATCACAAAAAAATAAACCTCGTTTTCACGAGATTTAAATCAATAATCAAAATAGAAAAATGTTTCTTACCAGCCTTTTTCTTCCAAGGCTTTTTCAGCCGCATTGCGTTGCGCCTCTTGCTTAGAAAGTCCTTCACCCTTGGCGACCATTTCTTCCCCAACATAGGCACCGACGATAAATTTCTTGTCATGATCTGGACCAGTTTCTTCCAAGACGCGATAGGACGGCGTCACGCCAGCGCGTTCTTGCGCTTCTTCTTGGAAACGGCTTTTGGCATCAAGGTATAGTTTCTTTTCGATGATATTGGGCAACTTGGTCACAACATGTTTCAGGATAAATTTTTTGCAAGCATCATAGCCTTTGGTTTTCTGGTCAAGATAGATCGCCCCAGTGATTGCTTCAAATGCATTTGCCAGCAGATATTGCCGGGCGCGTCCTTTGTCTTTCGCTTCGCCACGACTCATCATTAAAAATTCCTCCACGCCGATTTCCGTGGAAATGGTCGCGAGCATCTCGCCATTCACCAAGGCTGCTCGCCAGTTAGTCATTTCCCCTTCCGGATTATTGGGATAATTATTATAGAGATATTCCGTCACAACCAGCTCCAAAACTGCATCACCCAAAAATTCCAATCGCTCATTATGCTCCAGTTTATAATCCCGATGCTCGTTCAAATAGGACCGATGGGTAACGGCTTGTTGCAAAAGATCCAAATCGTTAAATTTTACCCCGATTTTTTTCGCTAGTTCTTCGATC
Proteins encoded:
- the rnc gene encoding ribonuclease III encodes the protein MKIENSILVIEELAKKIGVKFNDLDLLQQAVTHRSYLNEHRDYKLEHNERLEFLGDAVLELVVTEYLYNNYPNNPEGEMTNWRAALVNGEMLATISTEIGVEEFLMMSRGEAKDKGRARQYLLANAFEAITGAIYLDQKTKGYDACKKFILKHVVTKLPNIIEKKLYLDAKSRFQEEAQERAGVTPSYRVLEETGPDHDKKFIVGAYVGEEMVAKGEGLSKQEAQRNAAEKALEEKGW